Below is a genomic region from Actinomadura sp. NAK00032.
GTGAAGGCCTCGGTCACCTCGAAGCCCTCGCCCTTGTGCTTGGACAGCAGGTCGGCCAGCGAGATGCGGGTCAGCCAGATGCAGTCGACGCGGCCGGCCTTGAGGCCCTCGTAGGCGCTCGCCTGGTCGGCGTAGGTCTTGATGTCGCCCTTCTTCACGCCGCTCTTCTCGGCGTAGCCGGCCTCGACCGCGCCGGTGAGGACGCCGACCTTGACGCCCTTGGCCGCCGGGTCCTTCTCGTTCTTCAGGCCCTTCGGGTTGCCCTCCTTGACCATGAAGGCGCTCTTGGCGACGTACTCGGGGTTCGCGAACGCCGCGGACGCGCACCGCTCCGGGTTGATGAACATGCCGGCGGCGATCGCGTCGAACCGCTTGGCGTTCAGCCCGGCGATCAGGCCGCCGAAGTCGACCTGCACGCCCTTGATCTCGCCGATGCCGAGGTTCTTGAAGATGACGCGCGCCAGCTCGGGCGCCTCACCGGTCAGCTTCCCGGACTTGTCGGTGAAGCCGTACGGCGCCTCGTTGGCGAAGCCCACCGTGATCGTGCCGGAGTCCTTGGCCTTCTGCAGCGTGCCGCCGCCCGCCTTCTCCTTCTCCGGATCCGTCGTGGAGCAGCCCGCCGCGGCAAGCGGAGCCGCGGCGGACAGCAGCACGGCGGTGCGGAGGAAATCTCTTCTCGAAGAAGTCATCGTTGAACTCCTGTCGGGGTGCCACACGCACGCGGGGGGCCGTGGCAAGCGGCCCCCCGCGTGCGCGGGGCGAACGGTCGGGTTATCGAATTGTTGTCAGCCGGTCAGTCGGGCACCGGGCTGAAATCGCGTGCGCCGATGAACGTCGGCCGGGGCGCGGGCGCCGAGAACGGCTCGACGCACGTGTTCTCAACGCTGTTGAACACGATGAACACGTTGGAGCGCGGGAAGGGGGTGATGTTGCCGTTCGAGCCGTGCATGCAGTTGCAGTCGAACATGGTCGCGGAGCCCGCCGCACCGGTGAACAGCTCGATTCCGTGCTTGTCCGCGAGAATCGACAGGCTGTTCGGGTCGGGCGTCCCGATCTCCTGGCCGCGCAGCGACTCCTTGTAGTGGTCGTCCGGGGTCTCCCCGACACAGGCCACGAAGGTCTTGTGCGAGCCAGGCATAATCATTAGCCCGCCATTGTGCACGAAATTCTCGGTGAGCGCTATGGATATGCTCACCGCGCGCATGCGCGGCATGCCGTCCTCGGCGTGCCAGGTCTCGAAGTCGGAGTGCCAGTAGAAGTCCTTGCCGGTGAAGCCCGGCTTGTAGTTGACCCGGCTCTGGTGCACGTAGACGTCCGAGCCGAGGATCTGCCGGGCCCGGCCGACCACGCGGGGGTCGCGGACGAGCGCGGCGAAGACCTCGCTGATCTTGTGGACCTCGAAGATGGAGCGCACCTCGTTCGAGCCGCGCTCGGTGACCGTGCGCTCGTCGGCCAGGATCTCCGGGTCCGAGGACAGCCGGCGCAGCTCGGCGCGGTAGTCCTCGACCTCCTCCGGCGCGAGCAGCTGGTCCACCGACAGGAAGCCGTTGGCCTCGAACGAGTCGAGGGTGGCGCCGTCGATCGGCCCGTCCCCGGGGCCGCCGTGCACGACCGGGTCCTGCCGGTACAGCAGCGCCGCCTCGGAGGCCTTCCGGGTGGGGTAGGCGTCGTCGATGGTCGGATGGGACTCGATGATGCTCATGCGTCCTCCTCAGTCAGCAGGGGGTAGACACCGTTCTCGTCATGGACCTCCCGGCCGGTGCAGGGCGGGTTGAAGACGCACACCGTCTTGACGTCCGTGTGCGCGCGCAGGGTGTGGTGCTCGTGTCCGTTGAGCAGGTACATCACGCCGGGCCTGATGTCGTGCTTCTCACCGGTCTCGTCGTTGGTGAGCTCGCCCTGGCCCTCGATGCAGTAGACGGCCTCGATGTGGTTGGCGTACCACATCTTCGTCTCGGTCCCCGCGTACAGGATCGTCTCGTGCAGCGAGAATCCGACGCCCTCCTTGGCGAGCACGAACCGGCGGCTGCACCAGGTCGGCGCCTGCACGTCGCGCTCGGTGCCGACGATCTCGTCAAGGGAACGAACGATCATGAAACTCCTCTTTCCAGTGGTGCCGGGGACGCGGCGGTGGTTCCGGGTGCGGTCGCGGCGCCCCGGTCCGGGGCGCCGCGACCGGTGGCGCGGCGGCGCGGGTCAGACCGCGACCTTCGCGCGGACGGCCTCCATGGAGTCCGCGATGATCTCCATGCCGCGGGCCAGCTCGGCCTCGGTCGTGGTGAGCGGCGGCAGCAGCTTGACGACCTCGCCCTCGGGGCCGGAGGTCTCCATCAGCAGCCCGCGGGCGAACGCCTCGCCGCACACCTTCGGGGCCAGCTCGGCGTCCTTCATGACCAGGCCCCACGCGAGGCCCCGGCCGCGCACGGAGTCGATCGCGCCGGCGTGCGCGAGCGCGATGTCCTCCAGCGCGCGCTCGACCTGCTGGCTCTTGGCGAGGGTCTGCTTCTCCATGTCGTCGCCGGTCCAGTAGTCCTCCAGCGCGGCGACGGCGGTGACGAACGCGGGGTTGAAGCCGCGGAAGGTGCCGTTGTGCTCTCCCGGGTCCCACACGTCCAGCTCCCGCTTCATGAGC
It encodes:
- a CDS encoding ectoine synthase; this translates as MIVRSLDEIVGTERDVQAPTWCSRRFVLAKEGVGFSLHETILYAGTETKMWYANHIEAVYCIEGQGELTNDETGEKHDIRPGVMYLLNGHEHHTLRAHTDVKTVCVFNPPCTGREVHDENGVYPLLTEEDA
- the ehuB gene encoding ectoine/hydroxyectoine ABC transporter substrate-binding protein EhuB, which translates into the protein MTSSRRDFLRTAVLLSAAAPLAAAGCSTTDPEKEKAGGGTLQKAKDSGTITVGFANEAPYGFTDKSGKLTGEAPELARVIFKNLGIGEIKGVQVDFGGLIAGLNAKRFDAIAAGMFINPERCASAAFANPEYVAKSAFMVKEGNPKGLKNEKDPAAKGVKVGVLTGAVEAGYAEKSGVKKGDIKTYADQASAYEGLKAGRVDCIWLTRISLADLLSKHKGEGFEVTEAFTPVIDGKEQFGAGAFAFRKADSDLLTAWNGELDKLKQQNGLLPILQPFGFTQADMPGPDDTAAKFCKG
- the thpD gene encoding ectoine hydroxylase is translated as MSIIESHPTIDDAYPTRKASEAALLYRQDPVVHGGPGDGPIDGATLDSFEANGFLSVDQLLAPEEVEDYRAELRRLSSDPEILADERTVTERGSNEVRSIFEVHKISEVFAALVRDPRVVGRARQILGSDVYVHQSRVNYKPGFTGKDFYWHSDFETWHAEDGMPRMRAVSISIALTENFVHNGGLMIMPGSHKTFVACVGETPDDHYKESLRGQEIGTPDPNSLSILADKHGIELFTGAAGSATMFDCNCMHGSNGNITPFPRSNVFIVFNSVENTCVEPFSAPAPRPTFIGARDFSPVPD